Genomic window (Megamonas funiformis):
ATCGATGGCACTTATGAAAATGGCGATTTAGTTGATGTACTTACAAATAAAGGCAAATACCTTGGTACAGGTTTTATTAATGATAATTCTAAAATTCGCATAAGAATTATTTCCACAAATGCTAATGATAAGTTTGATGAAGCATTTTGGGAACGTCGCGTACGTTATGCTATTGATTATCGCCGTCAAGTAATGGGTGAAGACTTCAACTGCTGTCGTTTGATTTTTGGTGAAGCAGATAGTTTCCCTGGGCTTACAATTGACCGTTTTGAAGATGTATTAGTAGCACAAGTTTTATCTTTAGGTATCGAAGTTCGCAAAGATGTTATTTTTAGTAAAGTAATTGAAATCATGCGTGAATATGGCGAAGAAATAAATTGCTTTTATGAACGCAATGATGTTAAAATCCGCAAACTTGAAGGTATGGAAGAATACAAAGGATTTTATAAACATCCATTATTAGATGAAAGTAAGGAACATACAACTTTAGTCATCACTGAAAATAATATTAAATATAATGTTGATGTAGAAAACGGACAAAAAACAGGCTTTTTCTTAGACCAAAAATACAATCGTAGAGCCGTAGCTCATTTGGCAAAAGGCAGAAAAGTATTAGATTGCTTTACTCATACAGGAGCATTTGCTTTAAATGCTGCTAGTGGTGGTGCATTATCTGTAACAGCTGTAGATATTTCTCAAGAAGCAGTAGATATGACTACTAAAAATATTGAAATGAATGGGCTTGATAATGCTAAAGCGATTAAAGCTGATGTATTTAATTTATTAACAAAACTTATCGAAGAAAAAAATAAAGATTATGATTTTATTATCTTAGACCCACCAGCATTTACAAAATCTCATGCGACTGTAACAAATGCTTATCGTGGATATAAAGATATTAATTTACGTGCAATGAAATTATTGCCACGTGGCGGATATTTAGCAACTTGTTCTTGCTCTCATTTCATGAAAGAAGATTTATTCTTAAAAATGTTAAATGAAGCAGCAAGTGATGCAAAAGTAACACTTCGTCAGATAGAAGCACGTCAACAATCTCCTGACCACCCAATTGTATTTGGTATCCCAGAAACTTATTATCTTAAATTCTATTTATTCCAGATCGTATAGTTAGAAGAGAGGCAAATATTTTTGATATTTGCCTCTTTACTATATAATAACTATTTAGAGGTGTAAATAATTGTATTTACGACATTTTAATGAAAATGATTATCTTGAATTGACAAAATATTATATGCCTAATTTAAAAGAAGAACAATTTAAACAGATAATAAGAGAATGGAATTTATTGAAATATAAAAATAAATTTTTTGAGATATTTGCTATTGTAGAAAATAGACAGATAGTGGGTATGATATCATTATATCAACATACTAGTACTGTAGTTAGCGAAGGAGTAGAAATTTTTAAACCATTTAGGAATAAAGGATTAGCAACTAAAAGTATACTGTTAATACAAAATATAGCTAAATTTTATGGATATAAGGTAATTACTGCTCAAGTAGCTAGAAAGAATATAGCTAGTATAAAACTTCACAAAAAGTTAGAATTTGAAATATATCATGAATTTATTTCTCTAAAAGAAAATCGGCAATTATTATTTATAAAAACCTTATAAATCAATAATGCGAATTTCATTACCATGAGGTAGTAATAGAGTATATAAATCTTCAAATTTTAAAAATACAGTGGCTGTATTTTCCATAGGATGCATACCTATTGTTTGATTTTGTAATTCACTGTCAAATATCATTAAGATATTTTTATCCTTGTTATTTAATATGGCAAGTGGTGTAACGCTACCAGGTTTTACTTCTAGCATTTGTTCCATAGCTTCTTGTTTAGCAAAACTAAGACGTTTGCTAGGAATTTTTTCACTTAATTCTTTGAGGTTGATATTTTTATGCACAAATAAAGAAACAAGATAGAAGTTTTTCTTTTTAGCATCACATAAAAATAGATTGCGAATGACCTTTTCACGATTAGGAAGATTGGATTTATCGCCTTCTTCTACAGAAAATATAGGTTCATGTTCATATTTAGTAAAAGGTATTTGTTTATCAGTAAGATATTGTAAGATTTCAGCCTTATTCAAAATAAAATCTCCTTTAATTTTTTATAAGTAAAGATATTATATCATAATGAAAAATGAGAGATTATCATTTTATTGGAGAAATTTCTTGATTAAGATAGCGTTGAAAAAATTTAAACGAGTGAAAGCATCATCTAAAGAAGTATTAGTAATTTCTTCAATACGCTGTAATCTATATTTTATGGTATTGCGATGAATGAATAATGTTTCGGCTGTTTGATTTAAATTACAATTTTTATTTAGGTATACTTCTAAAGTTTGTATTAAATTAGTATTATACTTTTTATCATAAGCCATTAAACTATATAGTATATTATGCACAAAATTCTCTAATAGAGTTTTATTGTTTATATCGTAAAATAATTGATATAAACCTAATTGTTCATAATAATAAATCATATTTTTTTGTTTTTGTTTAATAGCTAGATTAATACATTTTGAGGCTTGTTCATAACTGAGTTTATATTTTTCTAGTGATTTTTGTCGTGTACCAATGCCGATATTTACAATATAATTGGGATGATTTTCTTTAATATAGTTTAATATTTGCGGAAAAAGTGTATTTAATGTATCAAGAGAAGTATTATTAACATTAATTAAAGCGATGATATTTTTAGTATAACTAGAGGATAAAATGGGAATATGTTCATTTTCAAATAATGTATGAATAAATTGACATATAGTATCTTTATCCACATCATTTAAAATAATGGCATTTTCACTTTGAGGTAAAAGAAAATTGATTTCAAAGAATTGTAAATATCCATCAAAAGAAAAATTTACTTCTTGACTTTGATATTTTAGATAATCAAGAGATAGATTAGTGTTAAAAATGATACTGAATAATAAATCTTTGTGTTTGTCATTAATCAAATTAATACTAGCAATAGCATGACCTAGTTCTTCAAAAATATCAACAAGTGGAGTATCCCATGGTATAAGAAATAAAGGAAAATGTTTCTGATTACTTAAATTTATGACAGATTGAGGAATTTGTTCAATATAATTTGGCCCAATGAGTAATAGTGCACCAGATATATTTAGAGAAATAGCTTCTTTTAAGAAGTTATACAAATTAAAATCTTTTTCATGAATAACCATTTTACTGACAATCAAAAGTTCTCCACCATGTACCCATTTTGCGAGATGAATGGACTCTGCCTTATAACTCCAGCGAATGATTTTATGTAAACCTTTATTTCCTGCAATTATTTTCATTTTAGATAAAGATGGTAATTTAAATAAATCTTTACATTGAAACATAAGGAATACCTCCAATAAGGGATAATATATGTGAAAAATTATAGCATATACAATATAGTATAATCATGATTTTATAATTATACGAAAATATATTTTGTAAGTTTTGCACAAAATATATGAAATATCTTTGTAGAAACAGTATAAATTTTATGTTATTGGAATAAATAATATTGACTTTTAAGTTATAAATAGATATGATATGAACATCAAGAAAATAATATAAAAGATAAACAAGGAAGTTTATACATTAAATAATTGTAATAGAATTTGGCAATTATTTTTGTATAAGCTTTTTTTATTTTAAGGAGGAATTTATTATGGAAACATGGGTAATTATGTTAGGTTGTCAGGCTGCTACAGCTGTATTATCTTTAGGAGTAGTTTTAAATTTTATGTATAAAAAAGAATCATTAGATGAAGTTGATGTTAAAATAATAAATGAAACAAAACAAATAAAAGTCAAAGAAACACAGGCTATGGGAGTATAAAATTGAATAGTATAGATTTAATAATAAACAATGAAGTTTATAGAAGATAAAATAGGATTGGAATATCAAATTTTATTTTCTATAAACTTTTTTTATTTTTTATAAAAAGGAGAGGCTATAATGACTTTACAGGAATTATCAATAATATTCTTTTTTGGGTTTTTAGTTTTTGTAGGAATAGTAGCATATTTTTCTAGTAAACAAAAAGCATCTGGTGTATCTGCTGATGTTGAATATTATCTAGGTGGACACAGTACTCCTACAGTAGTATTAGCCTTTTCTTATGTAACATCTTCAATTAGTGCAGCTTGTTTCATGGGAGATCCAGGGATTATGTCTACAGTAGGCTGGCCATATTATTGGGTAGTTATTGCTATTGTGCCAGGTTTAATCATTCCAGCTGTATTGCTTATGCCAAAAATGAGACAGCAAGCAGAAAAACTTGGTTCATTGACTATTCCTGAATATTTAGGACAAAGATATAATAGTACAGCATTGCGTTTAATAATTGCAGGTGTAATATCTGTTTTTTATATTTTTCCGTTAGTAGCTCAATTTAAAGGAGCAGCTGTTTTATTAGAATCTTTTACTGGTATTTCTTTTAATATGGGATTAGCTATTATAACAGTTGTAATTATTTTTTATGTTATTGTTGGTGGTTTAAGATCGGTAGCATGGACTGATTTTGTACAAGGTTTACCAATGTTAGTTATTAGTATAGTTTTATTGGTTGTTTCGTTAAATGCTGTTGGTGGTTTTAGTGGTTTAGAAGAAAAATTATCACAGATTGATCCTAATATGTTGAAGGTCGTTCAAGATGAAGCATCTGATGCTCAAATGTCATTATCTGGAGTTTTAGGAAATTTTGTTTTTTGGTGTGTTATTTTTATAAGTCAGCCATATTTATGTTCTCGTTTTTTAGCCATACCAAATGTAAAAAGAAAAACAATTGGAACATTCTTGATCACAGCTTTAATTTTAAGTGTTGTTTATAATAGTTTTTATATTGCAGGTTTAACAGGTAGAGTGTTATTCCCAGATGTTAAAGCCGATTATTTAACTGTAACAATGGCAATAAATCTTTTGCCTACAGCAGTTGCAGCTTTTATGATGATTGGTATTTTTGCAGCCATGATGTCTACAGCAACTTCTGTTTTATTGGTAATTGGTCAGGCAGTAGGTAGAGATTTTTATTCTAAAACTATAAACAAAAATGCTTCACCAGAAAAAGAAGTTTTAGTTACTAGAATTGCGATTGTAGTAGTAGCATTTATCTGTTTTGCATTTAATTATGTTGATCCACCAGAATTTTTATCTGTTGTATTATATTTGGGATTGAGTGGAATAGGTTCTTGTATTGGTATTCCATTATTTGCAGCAATTGTTTCTAAAAAATCTACAAAAGAAGGAGCTATTGTTTCCTCTATTGTTGGTCCAATTGCTTATATTATTTTCAATTATGTAGTTGGTTTTAATTTTTGGTTTGCAGGTTTGATGGCTATTGTTGTAGCAGCTATCTGTATGGTAGTAATTTCTGTCTTTATTAATAAAAAGAATAGAGCTTTAATCAGTAATGTAGCAGAAGCTAAATAATAATTTATTAGATTATTAAAGGAAAGAGGAATTTATATGTCGTATTATATGCACGATTTAACTTGGCCAGAATTCAATGATAAAAAAGATAAAGTAGTTATTTTGCCAATCGGTTCAACAGAGCAACATGCCCTACATCTTCCTTTATGTACAGATGCTAAAATAGCAGAACAATTTTCTCTACATTTAGCAGAAAAAATAGATGGAGTAGTAATGCCGACAATTGTTTATGGCTATAAATCAAAACCTTTAAGTGGTGGCGGTCCATTATTTCCAGGAACAATAGATTTAAATGGAAATACTTTAATTTATTTAGTTCATGATATATTGATGGAATTAATAAGAGATGGATTTACAAAAATATTCATTATGAATGCACATTTTGAAAATGAAGCATTTGTAGTTGAAGCAATGGATTTAGTCAATAGAGAAACAAATGGAGCAGCAACAATTGTTGAATCTAATTGGTGGGACCCAATGCCTGAAGATGTGATAGATTTGATATTCGATAAAGTGCCTTTCCCAGGTTGGGCTTTAGAACATGCAGCTGTAACAGAAACATCTTTGATGTTATATTTTGCACCAGAGCTTTGCAAAATGGATAGAACAGTGGATGTAGTATCAACAAATGCATTGCCTTATTTTAGATATCCATTGAAAAAAGATGATGTACCAGAATCAGGAGCATTAGCAAGTTGTGCTTATTCTAGTGCTGAAAAAGGAAAAATAATAGTGGATAAAGTACTTCCTGAATTAGTAAATATTTGTAAAAAGGAATTTAATTTATAATAATTTTATATTATTAGGGTATAACATATAGGAGATATATATTATGAAAAATTTATTTATAAATGTTCGTTTAAAAGGAAATAAAGAATTACAATCTATATTAGTAAATGATGGCAAATTTGAAAGAATTGGTAAAATAGAACCACAAGATGATTATAATATTATTGATTTAAAAGGAAATCTAGTAGTATCTCCGTATGTAGATCCACATATACATTTAGATTATGTATTCACTACAAAATTAGAAGGAGCAACTAATAAAACAGGAACATTATTTGAAGGTATACAACGTTGGAGTGAAACAAAATCTAAATTTACAAAAGAAGATATAAAATATAGAGCTAAAAAAGCAATAAAAAAAGAAGTATTAGCAGGAGTTCAATATATTAGAACACATGTAGATGTAACTAATAAAAATTTTGAGGCATTAGAAGCTATTTTAGAGTTAAAAGAAGAATTAAAAGATATAGTGACAATTCAGATAGTATCTTTTCCGCAAGAAGGAATGTATGCATATAAAAAT
Coding sequences:
- a CDS encoding GNAT family N-acetyltransferase; its protein translation is MYLRHFNENDYLELTKYYMPNLKEEQFKQIIREWNLLKYKNKFFEIFAIVENRQIVGMISLYQHTSTVVSEGVEIFKPFRNKGLATKSILLIQNIAKFYGYKVITAQVARKNIASIKLHKKLEFEIYHEFISLKENRQLLFIKTL
- a CDS encoding PucR family transcriptional regulator, coding for MFQCKDLFKLPSLSKMKIIAGNKGLHKIIRWSYKAESIHLAKWVHGGELLIVSKMVIHEKDFNLYNFLKEAISLNISGALLLIGPNYIEQIPQSVINLSNQKHFPLFLIPWDTPLVDIFEELGHAIASINLINDKHKDLLFSIIFNTNLSLDYLKYQSQEVNFSFDGYLQFFEINFLLPQSENAIILNDVDKDTICQFIHTLFENEHIPILSSSYTKNIIALINVNNTSLDTLNTLFPQILNYIKENHPNYIVNIGIGTRQKSLEKYKLSYEQASKCINLAIKQKQKNMIYYYEQLGLYQLFYDINNKTLLENFVHNILYSLMAYDKKYNTNLIQTLEVYLNKNCNLNQTAETLFIHRNTIKYRLQRIEEITNTSLDDAFTRLNFFNAILIKKFLQ
- a CDS encoding prolyl-tRNA synthetase associated domain-containing protein, translated to MNKAEILQYLTDKQIPFTKYEHEPIFSVEEGDKSNLPNREKVIRNLFLCDAKKKNFYLVSLFVHKNINLKELSEKIPSKRLSFAKQEAMEQMLEVKPGSVTPLAILNNKDKNILMIFDSELQNQTIGMHPMENTATVFLKFEDLYTLLLPHGNEIRIIDL
- a CDS encoding sodium:solute symporter family transporter is translated as MTLQELSIIFFFGFLVFVGIVAYFSSKQKASGVSADVEYYLGGHSTPTVVLAFSYVTSSISAACFMGDPGIMSTVGWPYYWVVIAIVPGLIIPAVLLMPKMRQQAEKLGSLTIPEYLGQRYNSTALRLIIAGVISVFYIFPLVAQFKGAAVLLESFTGISFNMGLAIITVVIIFYVIVGGLRSVAWTDFVQGLPMLVISIVLLVVSLNAVGGFSGLEEKLSQIDPNMLKVVQDEASDAQMSLSGVLGNFVFWCVIFISQPYLCSRFLAIPNVKRKTIGTFLITALILSVVYNSFYIAGLTGRVLFPDVKADYLTVTMAINLLPTAVAAFMMIGIFAAMMSTATSVLLVIGQAVGRDFYSKTINKNASPEKEVLVTRIAIVVVAFICFAFNYVDPPEFLSVVLYLGLSGIGSCIGIPLFAAIVSKKSTKEGAIVSSIVGPIAYIIFNYVVGFNFWFAGLMAIVVAAICMVVISVFINKKNRALISNVAEAK
- a CDS encoding creatininase, whose product is MSYYMHDLTWPEFNDKKDKVVILPIGSTEQHALHLPLCTDAKIAEQFSLHLAEKIDGVVMPTIVYGYKSKPLSGGGPLFPGTIDLNGNTLIYLVHDILMELIRDGFTKIFIMNAHFENEAFVVEAMDLVNRETNGAATIVESNWWDPMPEDVIDLIFDKVPFPGWALEHAAVTETSLMLYFAPELCKMDRTVDVVSTNALPYFRYPLKKDDVPESGALASCAYSSAEKGKIIVDKVLPELVNICKKEFNL
- a CDS encoding class I SAM-dependent rRNA methyltransferase → MREFTKIKITPKGERSVKHGHPWVFGDEVIDIDGTYENGDLVDVLTNKGKYLGTGFINDNSKIRIRIISTNANDKFDEAFWERRVRYAIDYRRQVMGEDFNCCRLIFGEADSFPGLTIDRFEDVLVAQVLSLGIEVRKDVIFSKVIEIMREYGEEINCFYERNDVKIRKLEGMEEYKGFYKHPLLDESKEHTTLVITENNIKYNVDVENGQKTGFFLDQKYNRRAVAHLAKGRKVLDCFTHTGAFALNAASGGALSVTAVDISQEAVDMTTKNIEMNGLDNAKAIKADVFNLLTKLIEEKNKDYDFIILDPPAFTKSHATVTNAYRGYKDINLRAMKLLPRGGYLATCSCSHFMKEDLFLKMLNEAASDAKVTLRQIEARQQSPDHPIVFGIPETYYLKFYLFQIV